A single Methanolobus sp. ZRKC5 DNA region contains:
- a CDS encoding thioredoxin family protein, which translates to MKIEILGTGCPKCNKTKKFVEQAVEQAGVDAEIVKVEDMDGILAYGVLITPAVVVDGDVKIVGRVPKVNEVIEWITQ; encoded by the coding sequence ATGAAAATAGAGATATTAGGTACTGGTTGTCCTAAATGCAACAAGACAAAGAAGTTCGTTGAACAGGCTGTTGAGCAAGCAGGTGTTGATGCTGAGATAGTGAAGGTTGAGGATATGGATGGTATACTTGCATATGGTGTGCTAATTACTCCTGCTGTCGTTGTAGACGGCGATGTAAAGATCGTTGGCAGGGTACCAAAGGTGAATGAGGTTATTGAATGGATAACACAGTAA
- a CDS encoding metallophosphoesterase family protein, whose translation MRILLISDIHGNKEALDAVLKIPHDMVICLGDLADYGPSPSECIDLIMQQEIETVLGNHDAAVGSKMECGCGYKYKHLSVATRDYTWNMTTEVQMAFLRQLPFSIEKMIDGMRLYFTHGSPRSNYEYMKPETSESDLEEMVSEIDADVLCIGHSHIPFIKKFKDMLIINPGSTGQPRDGDWRASCAVFDTTSSKAEIIRCDYDVETTCNKIQENMPNPDELITILKRGY comes from the coding sequence ATGAGAATACTGCTGATATCAGATATCCATGGCAATAAAGAAGCTTTGGATGCAGTGTTGAAAATTCCCCATGACATGGTCATTTGCCTTGGTGACCTTGCGGACTATGGTCCCTCTCCATCTGAGTGCATCGATCTTATCATGCAGCAGGAAATCGAAACAGTTCTTGGTAATCACGATGCTGCCGTAGGTTCCAAAATGGAGTGTGGATGCGGCTATAAGTATAAACACCTTTCAGTTGCTACCAGGGACTACACCTGGAATATGACAACAGAAGTACAAATGGCGTTCCTTCGCCAGCTTCCTTTCAGTATTGAGAAAATGATAGATGGAATGAGGCTGTACTTCACACATGGAAGTCCAAGATCCAATTATGAATACATGAAGCCGGAGACATCAGAGTCAGATCTGGAAGAAATGGTATCTGAGATTGACGCAGATGTTCTATGTATAGGTCATTCACATATTCCCTTTATCAAAAAATTCAAAGATATGCTAATAATAAACCCAGGTTCTACAGGTCAGCCCAGAGATGGTGACTGGCGGGCAAGTTGTGCGGTGTTCGATACTACCAGTTCAAAAGCTGAGATCATACGTTGTGATTATGACGTAGAGACTACCTGTAATAAAATACAGGAGAACATGCCCAATCCTGACGAACTGATAACAATATTAAAGAGAGGGTACTGA
- a CDS encoding permease has product MMTSNLIDLAYVGIASLQEYLALHVLMCLIPAFFLAGAIASLFSKESVLKFFGADAPKYVSYTVAAVSGCLLAVCSCTVLPLFAGIYKRGAGIGPATTFLFSAPAINILAIVYTAKILGYDLGVARAIIAILLSVFIGIMMAFIYEKKNIERKSIQTFGDEKHAHTVWLFLLLLAILVTPEILPTWNPMLFVEIPLILVTVYVSLKWFSKDELESWMSETWFLVKQITPLLLIGVFFAGIMVELLPAAYVVKYVGGSTFTSYIIASVAAALMYFSTLTEVPIISALTLLGMGKGPALSMLLAGPALSLPNMIVISRIMGLQKGMTYISLVVVIATISGYVFGTYFI; this is encoded by the coding sequence ATGATGACTTCTAATCTCATTGATCTGGCTTACGTTGGCATTGCGTCACTTCAGGAGTATCTTGCATTGCATGTGCTCATGTGCCTGATACCTGCCTTTTTCCTGGCAGGAGCTATAGCATCGCTCTTTTCCAAAGAGTCAGTCCTGAAATTCTTCGGGGCCGATGCACCAAAATATGTTTCCTATACCGTTGCAGCTGTTTCCGGCTGTCTTCTTGCAGTATGCAGCTGTACTGTCCTGCCTCTTTTTGCAGGTATCTATAAAAGAGGTGCAGGAATTGGTCCGGCCACCACGTTCCTGTTCTCAGCTCCTGCTATCAATATTCTTGCTATTGTTTACACAGCTAAGATATTGGGTTATGATCTTGGAGTTGCAAGGGCAATCATAGCAATCCTTCTTTCAGTGTTTATCGGAATTATGATGGCGTTCATATACGAGAAAAAGAACATTGAAAGAAAGAGCATTCAGACTTTCGGTGATGAAAAACATGCTCACACAGTCTGGCTTTTCCTTTTGCTTCTGGCAATACTTGTAACGCCGGAGATACTACCTACATGGAATCCCATGCTTTTTGTGGAAATTCCATTGATACTTGTTACTGTATATGTATCTCTCAAGTGGTTCAGTAAGGATGAACTTGAAAGCTGGATGAGTGAAACCTGGTTCCTTGTGAAGCAGATAACTCCACTTCTGCTGATCGGTGTATTCTTTGCAGGTATCATGGTTGAACTCCTTCCTGCAGCATATGTCGTTAAATATGTGGGAGGAAGCACTTTCACTTCGTATATAATTGCATCTGTTGCTGCAGCCCTGATGTATTTCTCAACATTGACAGAGGTGCCTATAATAAGTGCACTCACACTTCTGGGTATGGGAAAAGGTCCTGCATTATCCATGCTGCTGGCAGGCCCGGCTTTGAGTTTGCCTAATATGATCGTGATAAGCAGGATCATGGGTCTTCAGAAGGGTATGACATACATTTCGCTTGTTGTTGTAATTGCCACGATATCAGGATATGTGTTTGGAACGTACTTTATATGA